Below is a window of Gemmatimonadota bacterium DNA.
GTCACCCCCGTTCCCGCAATGCGAGGTCGTCCTCCTCGTATATCATCCGAACGGACAATTAAAGTTTCAATATCGGTCAAAGTGCTCATATCGCGATCCTGTTGCTTTTTATACTCAACTTGTTGTTAAATATGGCTTGAAAGAGTTTTTTTATATCCACCTATTGCTCTTTCCCAAACCAAATATAGCCCATAATCGGAGTTTTTGCAATAAGGCGACAGACCATCTTTTTACATGATTTAGCTTTTTTTACTATATTGTCGTTGTTTTTTGTCATGTACAGGAGTTTTTTTTGCCTACTATTGTTCTTATTGGCGGCGGTACCGCAGGGCATGTTACGCCCAATATTGCGCTGTTGCCCGCTTTGCGCGATGCTGGATACGATGTGCATTATATCGGTACGCGGGACGGTATTGAGCAAGAACTGATCGCGCGGGAGGGCATTCCCTATTACGCTGTTCCCGCAGGCAAACTCCGCCGCTATCTGGATTGGCAAAATTTTACCGATCTGGCCCGCATCAAGTTTGGGTTTCTCAAGTCGCTGTTGCTTCTCGTTCGTATCAGACCCGATATCATTTTTAGTAAGGGGGGATTTGTTACGCCGCCCATTATCTGGGCTGCGTGGTTGCTGGGCATTCCCGTTGTGTGTCACGAGTCAGATCTCACACCGGGATTAGCCAATAAGCTTTCTCTTCCATTTGCAAAGCGCATTTGCTATGCTTTTGCTGAGACAGCTAAATATTTGCCCGCGGAGAAGGCGGTTCATACGGGTATCCCGGTTCGGACAGAGCTGGGAGATGGAGATGCCCAGAGAGGACGGGATTTGTGCGCTTTTTCGTCTGGGAAACCCGTTGTTCTCGTTATGGGGGGGAGCCTGGGGTCGCGTGCGATTAATGAGGCGGTTCGCGCTGCGCTCCCCGATTTGCTTGCTGAGTACCAGATTTGCCATTTGTGCGGGCATGGCAATCTCGATTCGGCTCTTGAACAGACCGAAGGCTACGCGCAGTTTGAATATGTCGCGGATGACTTGCCGCATCTTTTTGCAGCGGCCGATTTTGTTGTTTCTCGTGCAGGTGCTACCGCGCTTTTTGAATTTCTTTCGCTCCAGAAACCCGCGCTTTTGATTCCCCTTTCCCTGCAAGCCAGTCGCGGAGATCAGATCGATAATGCCAGGGCATTTCGAAATGCCGGTTATAGTCTCGTGCTTTCAGAAGAGGGGCTTACGCCGGATGTGCTTTGCAAAGCGATTCGCGATCTGCGCGATCAGAGCGACGCGCTCGGTCTGTCCATGTCCGATTGGCATGGGCGCGACGCTGTTGCGGAAATTCTCTCAATCCTCGCCGATTGTCTGAATAAGAATTGAGTTCTATGGCACAAGAAAGACATCCATCTGTTGAACCCACTCGATTTGTAAGAGAAGCTGTTACGCTGAAGTCCATTCTGGTGGGTATTGTGGTCATTCTGCTATCTGATGCCTATATCACATGGGGCATGTTGCATCTGGCTTCTCGTATGAATAAGTCCTATCTGCCGATGGGGCTGTTTTTTGTGTATGTGGTGCTGGTGTTGATAAATATCGCGTTTGACCGGGCAAAGAGCAGGTGGGCACTTTCTCAGGCTGAGATGCAAGTCGCGCTCGGTATGGGATTGATTGGGGCGTTT
It encodes the following:
- a CDS encoding undecaprenyldiphospho-muramoylpentapeptide beta-N-acetylglucosaminyltransferase yields the protein MPTIVLIGGGTAGHVTPNIALLPALRDAGYDVHYIGTRDGIEQELIAREGIPYYAVPAGKLRRYLDWQNFTDLARIKFGFLKSLLLLVRIRPDIIFSKGGFVTPPIIWAAWLLGIPVVCHESDLTPGLANKLSLPFAKRICYAFAETAKYLPAEKAVHTGIPVRTELGDGDAQRGRDLCAFSSGKPVVLVMGGSLGSRAINEAVRAALPDLLAEYQICHLCGHGNLDSALEQTEGYAQFEYVADDLPHLFAAADFVVSRAGATALFEFLSLQKPALLIPLSLQASRGDQIDNARAFRNAGYSLVLSEEGLTPDVLCKAIRDLRDQSDALGLSMSDWHGRDAVAEILSILADCLNKN